A genome region from Deinococcus sp. KNUC1210 includes the following:
- a CDS encoding S8 family serine peptidase, translating to MKLRNTPARRLLGPFMLGLALTGSALTGTGSAAGFAPIVGSALPDAWARPGGRVTLNVPEVVGTKVSVGGLETALNGTAVTLSIPPGTAPGRLQVRFVRSGTDLTLTTRTLEILAPDDAPTDRRLQLLLDPHLNAAQVRTLLLRLLPGIGTVNSLERLPAAQGNGSPCGSTLVDVQLKAGESLEDALNGLLQGGSDVWYPDPISTWRAPALGQAEGQAGSRTPAVVQTSFHYAPAPVSPGAALGLPGSAAHDGAGVTVAVLDTGFSAALDPGHELTDPQGVRLSRVRAPINALVPYDSGNPVPSLAGADDFWEGHGTQVAILAAGTRSGVAPGAQILPIKVCEPGLNGRASCTTKDVLRGLCIALNTVPANRLVLNLSLGGAAPTGAIHAVLNWATRQGAIVVAAGGNGHVEVGSDPEEYPAAFARSHAPGQVALTLLAVASAVPGNVGLRSAGTAPAWQLSNFSTRGSYLNFSAPGERLDLGHALLYSGTSFAAPLASGAAALARQANPGASAAAIQAYMLAPSRAGTLPTTTGQPLPLLKLNGY from the coding sequence ATGAAGCTCAGAAACACTCCGGCCCGTCGTCTGCTCGGCCCCTTCATGCTCGGTCTGGCCCTGACCGGCTCAGCGCTTACTGGCACTGGCTCGGCGGCAGGCTTCGCCCCCATCGTGGGCAGCGCTCTGCCGGATGCCTGGGCCAGACCTGGCGGCAGGGTCACGCTGAATGTTCCCGAAGTGGTGGGGACGAAGGTGAGTGTGGGGGGCCTTGAAACGGCCCTGAACGGCACAGCGGTGACGCTGAGCATTCCGCCGGGAACCGCGCCAGGACGCCTGCAGGTGCGGTTTGTTCGGAGCGGAACCGACCTGACCCTGACGACCCGGACGCTGGAGATTCTGGCCCCCGACGACGCCCCCACCGACCGGCGGTTGCAGCTGCTCCTCGATCCGCACCTGAACGCTGCCCAGGTCAGGACGCTGCTGCTGCGCCTGCTGCCCGGTATCGGCACGGTCAACTCGCTGGAGCGCCTGCCAGCGGCGCAGGGGAACGGCTCGCCCTGCGGCAGCACGCTGGTGGACGTGCAGCTGAAAGCAGGGGAGAGTCTGGAAGACGCGCTCAACGGGCTGCTTCAGGGCGGCAGCGATGTCTGGTATCCAGACCCCATCAGCACCTGGAGAGCGCCCGCACTCGGGCAGGCAGAGGGGCAGGCGGGCAGCCGCACTCCGGCGGTGGTGCAGACCAGCTTTCACTATGCTCCGGCTCCGGTATCGCCCGGCGCGGCGCTCGGCCTGCCTGGCTCGGCGGCTCACGACGGCGCGGGTGTGACCGTCGCGGTGCTCGACACGGGCTTCAGCGCTGCCCTCGATCCCGGGCACGAACTCACCGACCCGCAGGGCGTGCGCCTCAGCCGGGTACGTGCGCCGATCAATGCGCTGGTGCCCTACGATTCCGGCAACCCGGTTCCCTCGCTGGCGGGCGCAGACGACTTCTGGGAGGGTCACGGAACGCAGGTGGCGATTCTGGCGGCAGGAACGCGGAGCGGGGTTGCTCCGGGCGCTCAGATCCTGCCGATCAAGGTCTGTGAGCCGGGTCTGAACGGGCGGGCCAGTTGTACTACCAAAGACGTGCTGCGCGGCCTGTGCATCGCCCTCAATACCGTGCCTGCCAACCGCCTGGTTCTGAATCTCAGCCTGGGCGGAGCCGCGCCGACCGGGGCCATCCACGCGGTGCTGAACTGGGCCACCAGGCAGGGGGCCATCGTCGTGGCGGCAGGTGGAAACGGGCATGTCGAGGTGGGCAGCGATCCCGAAGAGTACCCGGCAGCCTTCGCCCGTTCGCACGCGCCGGGTCAGGTGGCCCTGACGCTGCTGGCGGTGGCTTCGGCGGTGCCGGGCAACGTCGGGCTGCGGAGTGCGGGCACTGCTCCTGCCTGGCAACTGTCGAACTTCAGCACCCGGGGCAGCTATCTGAATTTCAGCGCTCCCGGCGAGCGGCTCGATCTGGGCCACGCGCTGCTCTACAGCGGCACCTCGTTCGCGGCTCCGCTGGCCTCGGGCGCGGCGGCGCTGGCGCGGCAGGCCAATCCGGGCGCGTCGGCAGCGGCGATTCAGGCGTATATGCTGGCCCCCAGCCGCGCCGGAACCCTGCCCACAACCACGGGCCAGCCGTTGCCGCTGCTGAAATTGAACGGTTATTAG
- a CDS encoding beta-ketoacyl-ACP synthase III has protein sequence MPIGITALGTYVPERVLTNKDLEGMFDTSDEWIVSRTGIRERHLAGSDEFASDMGVRAVNDLKARYEGALEGVDLVVCATSSPDAYFPSTAALIAGQVGLAGVGALDISVACSGFVYALSVAQGFILAGTARRVLVVGAEVLSKIVDWEDRSTCILFGDGGGAAIVEEVPAGYGFQSFVLGADSAGGPSLYKFAVADHIPGVPVGTGNAMLGMNGREVFKFAVRVIADSGTQALDKAGLKGNDVDWLVPHQANVRIIESACSRFGIGMDRTVVNLDRYGNTSTASVPLALREALDDGRIQDGDQLLLVAFGGGLSWAAGAMKWYGGKGQGARAVQAEKVAVSG, from the coding sequence ATGCCCATCGGTATCACGGCGCTCGGCACCTATGTTCCCGAGCGCGTTCTGACAAACAAAGACCTGGAAGGGATGTTCGACACCAGCGACGAGTGGATCGTGTCGCGCACCGGCATCCGCGAGCGCCATCTGGCGGGCAGCGACGAATTCGCCTCGGATATGGGTGTACGGGCTGTCAACGACCTGAAGGCCCGCTATGAGGGCGCACTCGAAGGCGTGGATCTGGTGGTCTGTGCCACCAGCAGCCCCGACGCCTATTTCCCCAGCACGGCGGCCCTGATCGCCGGACAGGTGGGGCTCGCGGGTGTGGGCGCTCTCGATATCAGCGTGGCGTGCAGCGGGTTTGTCTATGCGCTGTCGGTGGCCCAGGGCTTCATCCTGGCCGGAACCGCTCGCCGGGTGCTGGTGGTGGGTGCCGAGGTGCTGTCCAAGATCGTGGACTGGGAAGACCGCTCGACCTGCATCCTGTTCGGTGACGGGGGCGGCGCGGCCATCGTGGAAGAAGTTCCGGCAGGCTACGGCTTTCAGTCGTTCGTCCTCGGAGCCGACAGCGCGGGCGGCCCCAGCCTGTACAAATTCGCGGTGGCCGACCACATTCCCGGCGTCCCCGTGGGCACCGGCAACGCGATGCTGGGCATGAACGGGCGTGAGGTCTTCAAGTTCGCGGTGCGCGTCATCGCGGACAGCGGCACCCAGGCGCTCGACAAGGCCGGGCTGAAGGGCAACGACGTGGACTGGCTGGTTCCGCATCAGGCCAACGTGCGCATCATCGAATCGGCCTGCTCGCGCTTCGGCATCGGCATGGACAGAACGGTGGTCAACCTCGACCGCTACGGCAACACCAGCACCGCCAGCGTGCCGCTCGCCCTGCGCGAGGCGCTCGACGACGGGCGCATTCAGGACGGCGACCAGTTGTTGTTGGTGGCCTTCGGCGGCGGTCTGAGCTGGGCTGCCGGGGCGATGAAATGGTACGGCGGCAAGGGGCAGGGTGCCCGCGCCGTCCAGGCTGAAAAGGTCGCGGTGAGCGGGTGA
- the lipB gene encoding lipoyl(octanoyl) transferase LipB yields MSDAAFDVLDLGLLPYPDAWALQKQHHARVAAGGRPALLLLEHPAVLTLGRKAKEGNNIVVTRAYLDAQGIAVHEVERGGDVTYHGPGQLVAYAVFPVGRRVRDFLRLLEAACVRALATLGLPDARPNPGYAGVYLDSRHVNGRDYDQKIASIGVAVKQDVAFHGVGLNVSTNLQHFELILPCGLVDTQMTSVASEYERRGLGTPPSMAQAKQALAEAFEQEFQTYDWTLPALAAGGRA; encoded by the coding sequence ATGTCAGACGCCGCGTTCGATGTCCTCGACCTGGGACTTCTTCCCTATCCCGATGCCTGGGCGCTGCAAAAACAGCACCATGCGCGGGTGGCGGCGGGCGGGCGGCCAGCGCTGCTGCTGCTGGAACATCCAGCCGTACTGACGCTGGGGCGCAAGGCCAAAGAGGGAAACAACATCGTGGTGACGCGGGCGTATCTGGACGCGCAGGGCATCGCGGTGCACGAGGTCGAGCGCGGCGGCGACGTGACGTATCACGGCCCCGGTCAACTGGTGGCCTACGCGGTCTTTCCGGTGGGGCGGCGGGTGCGCGACTTTCTGCGGCTGCTGGAAGCGGCGTGCGTGCGTGCGCTGGCAACCCTGGGACTGCCGGACGCCCGCCCCAATCCCGGCTATGCGGGCGTGTATCTGGATTCACGCCATGTCAACGGGCGCGACTATGATCAGAAGATCGCCAGCATCGGCGTGGCTGTGAAGCAGGACGTAGCGTTTCACGGTGTCGGCCTGAACGTGAGCACCAATCTGCAACACTTCGAGCTGATACTGCCGTGCGGTCTGGTCGATACCCAGATGACCAGCGTGGCAAGCGAGTACGAGCGGCGCGGCCTGGGCACCCCGCCCAGCATGGCACAGGCAAAGCAGGCACTCGCAGAGGCCTTCGAGCAGGAATTTCAGACCTACGACTGGACGCTGCCCGCACTGGCGGCGGGAGGAAGAGCATGA
- the fabD gene encoding ACP S-malonyltransferase, with protein MKIAALFPGQNSHALGMGQATAAAFPVAQDVMQQTETLLPGLSALMKEGPLEDLTLTANQQPALVAASVAVYRAWQQETGLTPAYAAGHSLGEYSAHVAAGTLSLPDALRLTRKRGELMQAAVPVGVGAMSAVMGDPASVREVCGQVQASGVGVVEIANLNAPTQTVISGEKAAVDAAASALKALGLKVIPLKVSAPFHCSLMEPAREGLLPDLSAAEYHPMLFPVVANVLAQPVSDAGQVAALLAEQITGSVRWVETIQQLAALGADTFVEFGNGSVLTGLVKRILPEARTYNVHTPDDIAAFGMAGLGE; from the coding sequence GTGAAGATCGCTGCACTTTTTCCCGGTCAGAACTCTCACGCGCTCGGCATGGGGCAGGCGACGGCGGCGGCCTTTCCGGTGGCGCAGGACGTGATGCAGCAGACCGAAACCCTGCTGCCCGGCCTGAGCGCCCTGATGAAAGAAGGCCCGCTGGAAGACCTGACCCTGACCGCCAATCAGCAGCCCGCCCTGGTGGCCGCCAGTGTGGCGGTGTACCGCGCCTGGCAGCAGGAAACCGGCCTGACGCCCGCCTACGCTGCCGGGCATTCTCTGGGCGAATACAGCGCCCACGTCGCGGCGGGCACGCTGAGCCTGCCTGACGCCCTGCGCCTGACCAGAAAGCGCGGCGAACTGATGCAGGCAGCTGTTCCGGTGGGCGTCGGAGCCATGAGCGCTGTGATGGGCGACCCGGCATCGGTGCGCGAGGTGTGCGGGCAGGTGCAGGCGTCGGGTGTGGGCGTGGTCGAGATCGCCAACCTGAACGCACCCACCCAGACGGTAATTTCCGGTGAGAAGGCAGCGGTGGACGCGGCGGCCTCCGCCCTGAAGGCGCTGGGCCTCAAGGTCATTCCGCTGAAGGTGTCGGCCCCCTTCCACTGCTCGCTGATGGAGCCCGCCCGCGAAGGTCTGCTGCCTGATCTGAGCGCCGCCGAATACCACCCGATGCTCTTTCCGGTGGTCGCCAACGTCCTGGCGCAGCCCGTCTCGGACGCCGGGCAGGTGGCGGCGCTGCTGGCCGAGCAGATCACCGGCAGCGTGCGCTGGGTCGAAACCATTCAGCAGCTCGCGGCGCTGGGAGCCGATACCTTCGTGGAATTCGGCAACGGCAGCGTGCTGACCGGTCTGGTGAAACGCATTCTGCCCGAGGCCCGCACCTACAACGTGCATACCCCCGACGACATCGCGGCCTTCGGAATGGCCGGACTGGGCGAATGA
- a CDS encoding tetratricopeptide repeat protein: MARLTGLKAGETLWVSGAAKLGKSALLRVVAQQGTLLPGRSGRPFQTLAALVEGARFLPASSEGWLGLLRDHSGLLLLDDWELADPESRRVLLALAHSHAGPPLVISSRARSALGSHSGFHELSLRPLPQEVLGDALYAQTAGHPALLAAVQRSESLSEPVAALLSPLSPRARQLLICLCLHAEVGAADRQVVSAALQLSADDMTETLETLSRAGWLQEGQPVPLAALRSWLATQPVQEAEVLTLLVPHLKSERAFPLYLRAHDLSGSSDLPGFQEALQAHSRRLLDRGQDHRAEELLARHARGPAAQLLHARSLDGLGRYPDALKVLDALPSTPPLQALRGRVLFRLGEIAAARIAAQQALSGDLETRAQAYNLLGALALAAREYTQARSAFERAVGLFLLQGDELARLNALCSQAVAMTELGQDISAALHDISRLSERLEHPPTLLNIGWLLERQGDLPAALTLYGRAATLAEALRQSATAASAWNNVGVIHQKEGRSEAAAQAYQTAIGHAQQTGEIRTLAMVLGNLAELQDSLPLIEEALSLLQNAGQDDLAAYFEEQRQAFMARSGAL, encoded by the coding sequence TTGGCGCGGCTGACGGGCCTGAAAGCCGGGGAAACGCTGTGGGTCTCCGGCGCCGCGAAACTGGGCAAATCGGCGCTCCTGCGGGTGGTGGCGCAGCAGGGCACGCTGCTTCCGGGGCGTTCGGGTCGCCCGTTTCAGACGCTGGCGGCGCTGGTCGAGGGCGCGAGATTCCTGCCTGCTTCCAGCGAAGGTTGGCTCGGTCTGCTGCGCGATCATTCCGGGCTGCTCCTGCTCGACGACTGGGAACTTGCCGACCCGGAGTCGCGGCGGGTGCTGCTGGCGCTGGCCCACTCGCACGCGGGGCCGCCGCTCGTCATCAGCAGCCGTGCGCGGTCGGCGCTGGGGTCGCACAGCGGCTTTCACGAGCTTTCTCTGCGCCCCCTGCCGCAGGAGGTGCTGGGCGACGCGCTGTACGCCCAGACCGCAGGACACCCGGCGCTGTTGGCGGCGGTGCAGCGCAGCGAATCCCTGAGCGAACCGGTGGCAGCCCTGCTGTCTCCGCTTTCGCCCCGCGCCCGGCAACTGCTGATCTGTCTGTGTCTGCACGCCGAAGTGGGCGCCGCCGACAGGCAGGTCGTGTCGGCGGCCCTGCAACTGAGCGCCGACGACATGACCGAGACCCTGGAGACGCTGAGCCGCGCTGGCTGGTTGCAGGAGGGTCAACCCGTGCCGCTCGCCGCGCTGCGCTCGTGGCTCGCCACTCAGCCGGTTCAGGAAGCCGAGGTTCTGACGCTGCTGGTGCCGCATCTGAAGTCCGAGCGGGCCTTTCCGCTGTATCTGCGGGCGCACGATCTGAGCGGTTCCAGCGACCTGCCAGGATTTCAGGAAGCGCTGCAGGCCCACTCGCGGCGACTGCTCGACCGGGGGCAGGACCACCGTGCCGAGGAGTTGCTGGCCCGCCATGCCCGAGGCCCCGCCGCTCAGCTGCTGCACGCCCGCTCCCTCGACGGCCTGGGCCGTTATCCAGACGCTCTGAAGGTCCTGGATGCGCTGCCGTCCACGCCCCCTTTGCAGGCGCTCCGTGGGCGGGTGCTGTTCCGGCTGGGCGAGATCGCCGCCGCCCGCATTGCCGCGCAGCAGGCCCTGAGCGGCGATCTGGAAACCCGTGCCCAGGCGTACAACCTGCTGGGCGCACTGGCGCTGGCGGCCCGCGAATACACCCAGGCTCGCTCGGCCTTTGAACGGGCCGTGGGTCTGTTTCTGTTGCAGGGCGACGAACTGGCACGCCTGAATGCGCTGTGCAGTCAGGCCGTCGCCATGACCGAACTGGGCCAGGACATCAGTGCCGCCCTGCACGACATCTCCCGCCTGTCAGAGCGGCTCGAACACCCGCCGACACTGCTGAATATCGGCTGGCTGCTGGAGCGGCAGGGGGACCTGCCAGCGGCGCTGACCCTGTACGGCCGGGCGGCGACCCTGGCCGAAGCCCTGCGGCAGTCTGCAACGGCGGCGAGTGCCTGGAACAACGTGGGCGTGATCCATCAGAAGGAGGGCCGCAGCGAGGCAGCGGCACAGGCGTACCAGACGGCCATCGGGCATGCCCAGCAGACCGGAGAAATCCGCACGCTGGCGATGGTGCTCGGCAATCTGGCCGAACTTCAGGACAGTCTGCCGCTGATCGAGGAAGCGCTGTCGCTGCTTCAGAACGCCGGGCAGGACGATCTGGCCGCCTACTTCGAGGAGCAGCGACAGGCGTTCATGGCCCGTTCAGGGGCACTCTGA
- a CDS encoding alpha/beta hydrolase — translation MTPRIVIVPGLGDSGPQHWQTLWEEKYGAARVRQDDPEAPTPAGWSARLQEVIEATPGELVLVGHSCGVLNIVHWARLYGGHERVRGALLVGPTDAERPDMETLAPEVAPMAPIPMDALPFPALVVASETDPYVSFERAEAMAAAWDAELVNAGEAGHINVASGHGEWPDGEVLLSECMHAWTPPEISRF, via the coding sequence ATGACACCCCGCATCGTGATCGTGCCCGGCCTGGGCGACAGCGGCCCGCAGCACTGGCAGACGCTCTGGGAAGAGAAATATGGTGCAGCCCGCGTGCGCCAGGACGATCCGGAAGCACCGACGCCCGCTGGTTGGTCGGCGCGGCTTCAGGAGGTGATCGAGGCCACGCCCGGCGAACTGGTGCTGGTGGGGCACAGCTGCGGGGTGCTGAATATCGTTCACTGGGCGCGGCTGTACGGCGGACACGAACGGGTGCGCGGTGCGCTGCTGGTCGGGCCCACCGACGCCGAGCGACCTGATATGGAAACGCTCGCCCCCGAGGTCGCACCGATGGCCCCCATTCCGATGGACGCCCTGCCCTTTCCCGCGCTGGTTGTCGCCAGCGAAACCGACCCCTATGTGAGCTTCGAGCGTGCCGAAGCGATGGCCGCCGCCTGGGACGCCGAACTGGTGAACGCGGGCGAGGCCGGACACATCAACGTCGCCAGCGGGCACGGTGAGTGGCCCGACGGCGAGGTGCTGCTCTCGGAATGCATGCACGCCTGGACACCGCCAGAAATCAGCCGCTTCTAG
- a CDS encoding DinB family protein, with protein MTAPDVLLAGTPTRSDLGAALAEAERQVSAYFAALPDAVFFAGPGERWSPAQHLQHLTLAHRPLTGALRLPRLALLAVGGRTERESRSYAEMRQTYQAALGAGGKASGRYLPVLNGQTQAALVSDFRQASQQLREALEGWPEADLTTFLLPHPILGKITVREMLYFSVYHQYHHLNGVRSSVHPQESESEQ; from the coding sequence ATGACCGCGCCGGACGTGCTGCTGGCAGGCACGCCGACCCGCAGCGACCTCGGAGCGGCCCTGGCAGAGGCCGAGCGTCAGGTGTCGGCGTACTTTGCGGCGCTGCCGGACGCCGTGTTCTTCGCCGGGCCGGGTGAGCGCTGGTCGCCTGCTCAGCACCTGCAGCACCTGACGCTGGCTCACCGACCCCTGACCGGGGCGCTGCGGCTGCCCCGACTGGCGCTGCTGGCGGTGGGCGGCAGAACCGAGCGCGAAAGTCGCAGCTACGCAGAGATGCGGCAGACCTATCAGGCTGCACTCGGCGCAGGCGGAAAGGCCTCCGGGCGCTATCTGCCGGTGCTGAACGGCCAGACGCAGGCAGCGCTCGTGTCCGACTTCCGGCAGGCCAGCCAGCAGCTGCGCGAGGCTCTGGAAGGCTGGCCTGAAGCCGACCTGACCACCTTTCTGCTGCCTCACCCGATTCTGGGAAAGATCACGGTGCGCGAGATGCTGTATTTTTCGGTGTACCACCAATACCATCACCTGAACGGCGTTCGCAGCAGCGTGCACCCGCAGGAAAGCGAGTCTGAGCAATGA
- a CDS encoding delta-60 repeat domain-containing protein: MTHAALPQTARLALCALTLTAALSAAPTSAQAQRSALPAPVLTPAAIGAPAALPDLAPIGNFEQLTAAAAGARLGTAASDQEAQRGCAGNLIQNPDISSFSIGSSTNFPPSTVPGWVPAVYTPQVSPSVGWGSAPGWLLAWGYQDGGESFAQNVNLPAGTYTLRLMVRAFNATTASYARSRISFRNGATNNPWNAPSPLNLDSGNVAAPGGWMPQSYTFTLTAPASTMQVTTLNNNPAARVNGHPELVSWMGYDSFCLQRVQPVALHHALSVRTLPNGNTVMVGSADAASSTPGSDPDFATVMYDPSGNVLWSRTEHLSARTDEARDVAIDAQGNVVVVGVRGVTPGAVYEDTAAVLYRYDGATGAVLGSLIVDAPGRQDLFSSVEIDAQNRIVTGGTDGTQTVPAAGGTGNWRSFRVRRYLPTLTPDPSFGSAGVATTSINPHFGLTDYASTLQDVAIQRDGKILAAGTSRITELGNVNVSVMLRLNPNGTLDSSYGVGGVQTVGLGAGTVIGSGNPAALSGAVSSQFSRIQLQGEQAVMAGFVLTGAPNDLCSVTRLNASGQLDASFGAGGVSFLKQSRCLGIASDGKTLAVTGTDFSSSANAEDVLYAALNGATGSVLTRSGTHNPNGYAAGSRFETGTNLAFQPASGRYVLSGYTNRGGPDDEWFAPLLLK; the protein is encoded by the coding sequence ATGACGCACGCTGCCCTGCCCCAGACTGCCCGCCTCGCCCTCTGCGCCCTGACCCTCACCGCTGCCCTGAGTGCCGCGCCCACTTCGGCTCAGGCTCAGCGCAGCGCCCTGCCCGCCCCCGTCCTGACACCCGCTGCCATCGGCGCTCCAGCCGCCCTGCCCGACCTTGCGCCGATTGGCAATTTCGAGCAGCTGACCGCCGCCGCCGCCGGGGCGCGGCTGGGCACGGCGGCCAGCGATCAGGAAGCTCAGCGGGGGTGCGCTGGCAACCTGATTCAGAACCCCGATATCAGCAGCTTTTCTATCGGCAGCAGCACCAACTTTCCGCCCAGCACGGTGCCGGGGTGGGTTCCGGCGGTCTATACCCCGCAGGTCAGCCCCTCGGTCGGCTGGGGCAGCGCTCCGGGCTGGCTGCTCGCCTGGGGCTACCAGGACGGCGGCGAGTCGTTTGCCCAGAACGTGAATCTGCCCGCCGGAACCTACACCCTGCGCCTGATGGTGCGGGCCTTCAACGCCACCACCGCCAGCTATGCCCGCTCACGCATCAGTTTTCGCAACGGAGCCACGAACAATCCCTGGAACGCGCCCAGCCCGCTGAACCTCGATTCCGGCAACGTCGCGGCTCCCGGCGGGTGGATGCCGCAGTCGTACACCTTCACCCTGACTGCGCCAGCCAGCACCATGCAGGTGACGACGCTGAACAACAATCCGGCAGCCAGGGTCAACGGACATCCCGAACTGGTGTCGTGGATGGGCTACGACAGCTTCTGCCTGCAACGCGTGCAGCCCGTGGCGCTGCATCACGCCCTGAGCGTGCGGACGCTGCCCAACGGCAACACCGTGATGGTCGGCTCGGCTGACGCGGCGAGCAGCACCCCCGGCAGCGATCCCGACTTCGCCACCGTCATGTACGATCCCAGCGGCAACGTGCTGTGGAGCCGCACCGAGCACCTGAGCGCCAGGACCGACGAGGCCAGGGATGTCGCCATCGACGCGCAGGGAAACGTGGTCGTGGTGGGCGTGCGGGGCGTGACGCCGGGCGCGGTGTACGAGGATACGGCGGCGGTGCTGTACCGCTACGACGGCGCGACAGGCGCAGTCCTGGGCAGCCTGATCGTGGACGCCCCCGGCAGGCAGGACCTGTTTTCGAGCGTGGAGATCGACGCCCAGAACCGCATCGTGACCGGCGGCACCGACGGCACTCAGACGGTTCCGGCAGCGGGCGGCACGGGCAACTGGCGCTCGTTCAGGGTGCGCCGCTATCTGCCCACCCTGACGCCCGATCCCAGTTTCGGGAGTGCAGGCGTGGCGACGACCTCCATCAATCCGCATTTCGGCCTGACCGACTACGCCAGCACCCTGCAAGACGTGGCGATTCAGCGGGACGGCAAGATTCTGGCAGCGGGCACCAGCCGCATCACCGAACTTGGAAACGTGAACGTCAGCGTGATGCTGCGCCTGAACCCGAACGGCACGCTCGATAGCAGCTACGGTGTCGGCGGCGTGCAGACGGTGGGCCTGGGAGCGGGAACGGTGATCGGCAGCGGCAATCCGGCGGCCCTGAGCGGCGCAGTCTCCAGTCAGTTCAGCCGCATTCAGCTGCAGGGTGAACAGGCGGTGATGGCAGGCTTCGTGCTGACAGGCGCTCCGAACGACCTGTGCAGCGTGACCCGCCTGAACGCCAGCGGGCAGCTCGACGCCAGCTTTGGTGCGGGCGGCGTGAGCTTCCTGAAACAGAGCCGCTGCCTGGGCATCGCCAGCGACGGCAAAACCCTGGCCGTGACCGGCACCGACTTCAGCAGCAGTGCTAACGCCGAAGACGTGCTGTACGCCGCCCTGAACGGCGCAACCGGCAGCGTCCTGACCCGCAGCGGCACCCACAATCCCAACGGCTATGCGGCGGGCAGCCGCTTCGAGACCGGCACCAACCTCGCCTTCCAGCCCGCCAGCGGCAGATACGTTCTGTCGGGCTACACCAACAGGGGCGGCCCCGACGACGAGTGGTTTGCGCCCCTGCTGCTGAAATAA
- the fabG gene encoding 3-oxoacyl-[acyl-carrier-protein] reductase, with amino-acid sequence MTETTRKVALVTGSSRGLGRAMALKLAQDGFDVAVHYGRNQSEAQKVQAELSALGVRSEVFGADLSVPANAGRLVEDVIAAFGRLDVLVNNAGLTRDGLLIRMKDEDWDTVIATNLSSAFSASRAAIKHMMRARYGRIINISSVVGLMGNPGQANYVASKAGLIGLTKALAKEYGGRSITVNAVAPGFIASDMTAQLSEDVQKSYLGSIPLARFGQPEEVAALVSFLASDAAAYITGQVIGVDGGLFPH; translated from the coding sequence ATGACGGAAACGACAAGAAAAGTAGCGCTGGTCACGGGTTCGAGCCGGGGCCTGGGCCGGGCGATGGCGCTCAAACTCGCGCAGGACGGCTTCGATGTGGCTGTTCATTACGGGCGCAATCAGTCCGAGGCGCAGAAGGTGCAGGCCGAACTGAGTGCGCTGGGTGTGCGCTCGGAGGTCTTCGGGGCCGATCTGAGCGTGCCTGCCAACGCGGGGCGACTGGTCGAAGACGTGATCGCGGCGTTCGGACGGCTCGACGTACTCGTCAACAACGCCGGGCTGACCCGCGACGGACTGCTGATCCGCATGAAGGACGAGGACTGGGATACGGTGATCGCCACCAACCTCAGCAGCGCGTTTTCTGCCAGCCGCGCCGCCATCAAGCACATGATGCGGGCCAGATATGGGCGCATCATCAACATTTCGAGCGTGGTCGGCCTGATGGGCAACCCCGGACAGGCCAATTACGTCGCCAGCAAGGCGGGCCTGATCGGGCTCACGAAAGCGCTGGCGAAGGAATACGGCGGGCGCAGCATCACCGTGAACGCGGTGGCCCCCGGCTTCATCGCCTCCGACATGACCGCGCAGCTCTCGGAAGACGTACAGAAGAGCTATCTGGGCAGCATTCCGCTGGCACGCTTCGGGCAGCCGGAAGAGGTGGCGGCGCTGGTGTCGTTCCTGGCCTCGGACGCGGCGGCGTACATCACCGGACAGGTCATCGGCGTGGACGGCGGGCTGTTTCCCCACTGA